In the genome of bacterium, one region contains:
- a CDS encoding T9SS type A sorting domain-containing protein: MHIHLNVGTAQEPRFDSGARVQVGPPGAKVDLNVGYRATPDVVDWNEDGLFDLLVGAYDGKLRLYLNEGGGLPPDFRHTLFVSDGSGDLVVPLGYASPTMADFDGDDAKDLVIGNAEGELYFYANAGTQAAPLFGVGWRCESLSLPIDLGYQGRARPFALDWDGDGRQDLLSGSNQGKVHLFLGQPNSVAVPFLPGAGARLSAWPNPARPATTFAFALPRAARVALSVHDVTGRELVTLVADSFGAGTHAVAWDGRDAGGRALPSGLYLLRLRAGDELLAGKLLLLR; encoded by the coding sequence GTGCACATCCACCTCAACGTCGGCACGGCGCAGGAGCCGCGCTTCGACAGCGGTGCGCGCGTGCAGGTCGGCCCGCCGGGAGCGAAGGTCGACCTCAACGTGGGCTACCGGGCGACGCCCGACGTCGTCGACTGGAACGAGGACGGCCTCTTCGACCTGCTCGTCGGTGCCTACGACGGCAAGCTCCGCCTCTACCTGAACGAGGGCGGCGGCCTGCCGCCGGACTTCCGGCACACGCTCTTCGTGAGCGACGGCAGCGGCGACCTCGTCGTTCCGCTTGGCTACGCGAGTCCGACGATGGCCGACTTCGACGGGGACGACGCGAAGGACCTCGTCATCGGCAACGCGGAGGGCGAGCTCTACTTCTATGCGAACGCGGGGACGCAGGCGGCGCCGCTCTTCGGCGTCGGCTGGCGCTGCGAGAGCCTGAGCCTGCCCATCGATCTCGGCTACCAGGGCCGCGCGCGGCCCTTCGCGCTGGACTGGGACGGCGACGGCCGCCAGGACCTGCTCAGCGGCTCCAACCAGGGCAAGGTGCACCTCTTCCTCGGCCAGCCGAACAGCGTTGCCGTGCCGTTCCTCCCGGGAGCGGGCGCGAGGCTCAGCGCCTGGCCGAATCCAGCGCGGCCGGCGACGACCTTTGCCTTCGCGCTCCCGCGCGCGGCCAGGGTGGCACTGAGTGTTCACGACGTGACGGGTCGGGAGCTCGTCACCCTCGTGGCCGACAGCTTCGGCGCCGGGACGCATGCCGTCGCCTGGGATGGCCGGGATGCCGGCGGTCGCGCCCTGCCTTCAGGGCTCTATCTGCTCAGGCTCCGCGCCGGCGACGAGCTGCTTGCCGGAAAGCTGCTGCTCCTGCGGTAG
- a CDS encoding ATP-binding cassette domain-containing protein — MTLLDLKCVSLALGGPSLLDGVQLQIERGERICLLGRNGAGKTTLLRLLQGALSPDAGEIARAPGLRVALLPQELPEPLAGSVRETVAAGFAAAGLPPAGPGEAHLVEQALTRGGLDGDADLATLSTGGKRRALLARALVVAPDLLLLDEPTNHLDIDAIAWLEGELRRFTGALFFVTHDRAFLRALAGRILELDRGRLRSFACDYATYLERREALLATELEQNAEFDRKLAAEEVWLRQGIRARRTRNEGRVRALEGLRAERKARRTQLGSAQLALQDAERSGRLVVRARGVDFAWGEREILRGFSTVIARGDKVGILGPNGSGKTTLLRLILGELRPDAGTVELGAGLQVAYFDQQRNQLDETRSVQDNVTDGGDTLTIGGRSVHVTSYLQQFLFAPEQLRAPLSRLSGGERNRLLLARLLARPANVLVLDEPTNDLDLETVELLEEQLVDWPGTLLLVSHDREFLDNVTTSTLVLEGEGVVAETVGGYSDWARTRRPAPARAKPAVSAPRTRAVDAKRLSWAEARELEALPGRIEALEGEQGGLHAQLADPAYYQRAGAQVAQDRARLAELETALADLYQRWERLAERQS, encoded by the coding sequence ATGACCCTCCTCGACCTCAAGTGCGTCTCGCTCGCCCTGGGTGGGCCGTCCTTGCTCGACGGCGTACAGCTCCAGATCGAGCGCGGCGAGCGCATCTGCCTGCTCGGGCGCAACGGCGCGGGCAAGACGACGCTGCTGCGTCTGTTGCAGGGCGCGCTGAGTCCCGACGCCGGTGAGATCGCCCGCGCGCCTGGCCTGCGCGTGGCTCTCCTGCCGCAGGAGCTGCCCGAGCCACTCGCCGGCAGCGTGCGCGAGACCGTGGCGGCGGGCTTCGCGGCGGCCGGCCTGCCGCCTGCCGGCCCCGGAGAGGCGCACCTCGTCGAGCAGGCGCTCACGCGCGGCGGCCTGGATGGCGACGCCGACCTGGCCACGCTCTCCACCGGCGGCAAGCGGCGCGCCCTGCTCGCGCGCGCCCTCGTCGTGGCGCCGGACCTGCTGCTCCTCGACGAGCCGACCAACCACCTGGACATCGACGCCATCGCCTGGCTCGAGGGCGAGCTGCGCCGCTTCACGGGTGCGCTCTTCTTCGTCACCCACGATCGTGCCTTCCTGCGCGCGCTGGCGGGGCGCATCCTGGAGCTGGATCGCGGTCGCCTGCGCAGCTTCGCCTGCGACTACGCGACCTACCTGGAGCGTCGCGAGGCGCTGCTCGCGACCGAGCTCGAGCAGAACGCCGAGTTCGACCGCAAGCTGGCCGCCGAGGAGGTCTGGCTGCGCCAGGGCATCCGCGCGCGGCGCACGCGCAACGAGGGGCGCGTGCGGGCGCTGGAGGGCTTGCGGGCCGAGCGGAAAGCCCGCCGCACGCAGCTCGGCAGCGCGCAGCTTGCCCTGCAAGATGCCGAACGCTCGGGCCGCCTCGTCGTCCGCGCGCGCGGCGTGGACTTCGCCTGGGGCGAGCGGGAGATCCTGCGCGGCTTCAGCACGGTCATCGCGCGCGGCGACAAGGTGGGCATCCTCGGCCCGAACGGCTCGGGCAAGACGACCCTGCTCCGCCTCATCCTCGGCGAGCTGAGGCCGGATGCCGGCACGGTGGAGCTTGGCGCGGGCCTCCAGGTGGCCTACTTCGATCAGCAGCGCAACCAGCTCGACGAGACTCGCAGCGTGCAGGACAACGTGACCGATGGCGGCGACACGCTGACGATCGGCGGCCGCAGCGTGCACGTGACGAGCTACCTGCAGCAGTTCCTCTTCGCGCCCGAGCAACTGCGCGCGCCGCTCAGCCGTCTGTCGGGCGGCGAGCGCAATCGCCTGCTCCTCGCCCGGCTGCTCGCGCGGCCGGCCAACGTGCTCGTGCTCGACGAGCCGACCAACGATCTGGATCTGGAAACGGTGGAGCTGCTGGAGGAGCAGCTCGTGGACTGGCCCGGCACCCTGCTCCTCGTCAGCCACGACCGCGAGTTCCTGGACAATGTCACGACCAGCACGCTCGTGCTGGAGGGCGAAGGCGTCGTGGCCGAGACGGTGGGCGGCTACTCGGATTGGGCGCGCACGCGGCGCCCCGCGCCCGCGCGCGCGAAGCCGGCGGTGAGCGCGCCGCGGACGCGCGCCGTCGACGCGAAGCGCCTCAGCTGGGCCGAGGCGCGGGAGCTTGAAGCGCTGCCCGGCCGCATCGAAGCCCTGGAGGGCGAGCAGGGCGGGCTGCACGCGCAGCTCGCGGATCCGGCCTACTACCAGCGCGCCGGCGCCCAGGTGGCGCAGGATCGCGCGCGGCTGGCGGAACTCGAGACCGCGCTGGCAGACCTCTACCAGCGCTGGGAGCGCCTGGCGGAGCGGCAGTCTTGA